Proteins from a single region of Diorhabda sublineata isolate icDioSubl1.1 chromosome 2, icDioSubl1.1, whole genome shotgun sequence:
- the LOC130453167 gene encoding carbonic anhydrase 2 isoform X2 has product MSLDWGYCEVNGPHSWVSNFPDAAGERQSPIDISPVNVMKITSDERLQWKYKPESSTKLQNTGSAWKVTVKGNGSILKGGPLQAEYVLDQFHCHWGETNEKGSEHTINGEHFAAELHLVHWNSTKYSSIQEAANDPDGLCVLGVFFKVGKKNDELEKVTKYLEQVQHKNDTVIIPEAIDPQLFLPKENAYYTYHGSLTTPPCSECVVWIVFKEPLEVSEEQLHAFRQIKKFNKEDGKCCVEECDGYIKKNFRPTVPLGLRQVKEYR; this is encoded by the exons gacCTCATTCTTGGGTATCCAATTTTCCGGATGCTGCTGGTGAACGGCAAAGTCCAATTGACATCTCACCTGttaatgtaatgaaaataacTAGCGATGAAAGATTACAATGGAAATACAAACCGGAATCTTCGactaaattacaaaatactGGATCTGCATGGAAAGTGACAGTAAAAGGAAATGGGTCAA ttttgaaaggTGGACCTCTTCAAGCAGAATACGTTTTGGACCAATTTCATTGTCACTGGGGTGAAACAAATGAGAAGGGATCTGAACATACTATCAACGGTGAACATTTTGCAGCTGAA TTACATTTGGTTCATTGGAATTCAACGAAATATTCCAGTATTCAAGAAGCGGCCAATGACCCTGATGGCCTTTGTGTACTGGGAGTGTTTTTTAAG GTGGGAAAAAAGAACGATGAACTAgaaaaagttacaaaatatcTGGAACAAGTGCAACATAAAAACGATACTGTTATAATACCAGAAGCTATTGATCCTCAACTTTTTCTTCCTAAAGAAAACGCTTACTACACATACCACGGATCTCTTACTACACCTCCTTGTTCGGAATGTGTCGTTTGGATTGTATTCAAAGAACCTTTGGAAGTTTCTGAAGAACAA tTACACGCTTTTAGacaaattaagaaatttaataagGAAGATGGTAAATGTTGTGTCGAAGAATGCGATGGATATATAAAGAAGAACTTCAGACCTACAGTACCATTGGGTCTAAGACAGGTGAAAGAATACCGCTAA
- the LOC130453167 gene encoding carbonic anhydrase 2 isoform X1, whose protein sequence is MSTMGPIGKNFYMSLDWGYCEVNGPHSWVSNFPDAAGERQSPIDISPVNVMKITSDERLQWKYKPESSTKLQNTGSAWKVTVKGNGSILKGGPLQAEYVLDQFHCHWGETNEKGSEHTINGEHFAAELHLVHWNSTKYSSIQEAANDPDGLCVLGVFFKVGKKNDELEKVTKYLEQVQHKNDTVIIPEAIDPQLFLPKENAYYTYHGSLTTPPCSECVVWIVFKEPLEVSEEQLHAFRQIKKFNKEDGKCCVEECDGYIKKNFRPTVPLGLRQVKEYR, encoded by the exons gacCTCATTCTTGGGTATCCAATTTTCCGGATGCTGCTGGTGAACGGCAAAGTCCAATTGACATCTCACCTGttaatgtaatgaaaataacTAGCGATGAAAGATTACAATGGAAATACAAACCGGAATCTTCGactaaattacaaaatactGGATCTGCATGGAAAGTGACAGTAAAAGGAAATGGGTCAA ttttgaaaggTGGACCTCTTCAAGCAGAATACGTTTTGGACCAATTTCATTGTCACTGGGGTGAAACAAATGAGAAGGGATCTGAACATACTATCAACGGTGAACATTTTGCAGCTGAA TTACATTTGGTTCATTGGAATTCAACGAAATATTCCAGTATTCAAGAAGCGGCCAATGACCCTGATGGCCTTTGTGTACTGGGAGTGTTTTTTAAG GTGGGAAAAAAGAACGATGAACTAgaaaaagttacaaaatatcTGGAACAAGTGCAACATAAAAACGATACTGTTATAATACCAGAAGCTATTGATCCTCAACTTTTTCTTCCTAAAGAAAACGCTTACTACACATACCACGGATCTCTTACTACACCTCCTTGTTCGGAATGTGTCGTTTGGATTGTATTCAAAGAACCTTTGGAAGTTTCTGAAGAACAA tTACACGCTTTTAGacaaattaagaaatttaataagGAAGATGGTAAATGTTGTGTCGAAGAATGCGATGGATATATAAAGAAGAACTTCAGACCTACAGTACCATTGGGTCTAAGACAGGTGAAAGAATACCGCTAA